CAATCATGTTTTGTAAACCACCGAACACAGCAGCGTCTTCTGTCATGGAAGAAGAAACACCAGCAAATGGTTCTTTGTAGTGACGGGTTAAGTGGGTACGGAAGTAAGCTACACAACCTTGAGAACCTTGAACAAAGGGAAGAGTACCTTCAAAACCCACAGCCGCAAACATAGCGCCTAAAGGTTGACAACCCTTAGCTGGGTTAACGGTTAAAGCTGTCCGTTCAAAGTTCTTTTCCCGGTATTCCCAGCTTTTTGTCCATTCGGAAACTCGTTGTACTTCTGCGTCGGTGTGACCGTTTTCAAACTGTTTCTTGTTTTCAAACAGTTGTTGGTATTCTGGCTGGTGGAATAGCTCAACGTGGTCCTGAATCTTATTGGGATCTTGAGGCATTTTGCGTATCTCCGAGACTTCTGTGTATTGTTTGGTGTATAGAGAGTGGGGAATGTTGCTCAAAATTCAGAATGCAAAATTCAAAACTGAGAATTTTTAATTTTGAATCTTGAATTCCCTACTCCCCCCTGGGGCTAAACCCCAGACTTTTCCTATCCGGCCAGGGTTGCCCCTACTCTGTTTCCTAGACTGCTGCTGTAGCTCTTAATGCTTTCTTTGCAGACTTGTTCCAGGGAGCGCCGATTAATCCCCATGTTGGGCTGTTGAGTGCCAAATCCATGTCACGAGCGAAGATTGCGAATCCGTCGTAACCGTGGTAAGGACCGGAGTATTTATGTGGATGGTTTAATTGGTCTGAATCAGGATATCCAGGATTTGAGGATTTACAGGATATTTTTGATTTTTCGTGGCAACTTTAAAGATTTTTAAAGTCTGAAAATTTTGATACAAATAAATGTTACAATAAACTACGTTGTTTGTACATTTTGATACAATGTTGTTCACACAATGGTTTGATGGAGATTGTCTATCAACCTTTGATTGAATAGTAGCGGAGCTATATTAAGAGGAGTGGGTATTATGACTGAAAAAAAAGTTAATTTAGAACAAAGTTTAATTGGACAAGAACAGGAACTTATTAATCCTCCTAGTGATAGTCCTATTCCTGAATTTGCTCTATATCGGGCTTTAAGAATGGCTGAATTAGCAATATTAGGCGAATTAGAGCGTTTAAAGAGTTCACATAAACTTGTAGGATTACAATTAGAATATGAAGTTGCAGAGATTTCTGAAATAGAAGACAAGGACAAGATTGAGCTTTTACAACAACAAGCACCAATTTATTTTGTTAGATCGGGTAAGTTAATTGATGAAGAAGAACCTCAAAAAATAGAAAAATATCAAAATCCAGAGGAAGAAGAACAAGATTCATTAAATATAGAGTTAATTATTAACTTAGTGGAAAAACTTAAAGAATATCTGATTCAAAAAACTCCACCATCTAATTTATTAAATAAAAATATCCATCTTAATTTACGAATACAATTAAATTCTAAACCCGAAACTATAACAGCTTGTGATCCTAGGTGTAGAAAAGAATGTGGTCATAGAAGTCCTAGTGTAATACAAGACGGAAAGTTAACATGTCATTGTAAAATAAGTTGTTGATTTATTGTGAAATATCTTGTTGAATTAACTGATTAATTAGTTTTTGCCACTCTGGGTGAGTTTTTTGAATTTCTTGAAGCTCACTCACTATTTGGTGGTAATCTGCTCTATCACGTAATATTTGAGAATAATGATCTATTCTGTTTTGGGAATCTTGAGGATCAATTTTAGAAAATTCAAATAAATCTGCAATTGCACCTAGTCTATTTGGACAATTGAATAATCTTATACGTGAGCGTACATCAAGACCATAGGGTCGATCTAAATTTTTGTCAATTACTTGACCTAAATCTCTTTCTGCTTGAGGACATTTGTTAAGATAAACAAACATCTGAGATCGACTAACTAAAGCTCTGCTTATTGAGTCACTTGAATCATTATTAATAACATTTTGATAAATTTCTAATGCTTTATTAATTTTTTCTATTTTCACATAATTTTCAGATTGTTTCACATAATTTCCAGATTGTTTCATATAATTTTCAGCTTGTTGTAACAATAAAGTATCACGTCTATTGAAATTTTCTTCAAATTTATAGCTGCATTTATAAGATTTAATTGCATCTTCATAATTGTTATTTTCTTGATGAGAAGCACCTAAAAGAGAATAAGATTCAGCGGCAATTTGTTTAATCTGTTTTAAATTTAGATCGATTGTTTGATCAGGTTTGATCGTAAGTATTTCATTATTAATTTTACAATTTATAATGTTGTTTAATTTCATTTTTAATAATCTTTCAGATTTCCAAGTGTTGTCTTCATTTGCTTGAAAATAATATAAAGAAGCAATTCCATAGTTTATTTGAAGATCGAGAGTTTTTAAGTAAGTATTTTTAAATTTAGATTTATCTTTTTCATCAAGAGGAATATCTAGTTGTATATCATCAAAATTATTGTCTATAGATTCTATTCCTCCTGAAAAAGAAAATTGACTGCTCCTTCCCCAAATAACTAATACAGAGTTAGGGTGTTTGGGAAATAATCTCTTGCCAAGTTGATTAGCTTCAGATGATTCTTTTACTTTTTGGTTGAATTTACAGATAGTTACATCAGATGGAATTTGTCCCTTCAATATTTCTTTTAAAGAAGTTTTTAAATTAGGATCTGGATTACCTTCAAAATCTGCAATAATAATTTTT
The DNA window shown above is from Anabaena sp. WA102 and carries:
- a CDS encoding DUF2225 domain-containing protein; the encoded protein is MKLSGVEYQKLVKSIVKAYPTKDDLAQIVMYSLEENIDTIVNSETTTQSIVFNLINWAETRGKLKNLLEILSQERPDNVELQNTIKNLLTKYSQNNENINLDNQSERKNNNLSLVLKNCFLGIGIIIISFMGYNIFVEPKVPKLLCDNKLLQEKSDSIKIIIADFEGNPDPNLKTSLKEILKGQIPSDVTICKFNQKVKESSEANQLGKRLFPKHPNSVLVIWGRSSQFSFSGGIESIDNNFDDIQLDIPLDEKDKSKFKNTYLKTLDLQINYGIASLYYFQANEDNTWKSERLLKMKLNNIINCKINNEILTIKPDQTIDLNLKQIKQIAAESYSLLGASHQENNNYEDAIKSYKCSYKFEENFNRRDTLLLQQAENYMKQSGNYVKQSENYVKIEKINKALEIYQNVINNDSSDSISRALVSRSQMFVYLNKCPQAERDLGQVIDKNLDRPYGLDVRSRIRLFNCPNRLGAIADLFEFSKIDPQDSQNRIDHYSQILRDRADYHQIVSELQEIQKTHPEWQKLINQLIQQDISQ